From the Haliaeetus albicilla chromosome 6, bHalAlb1.1, whole genome shotgun sequence genome, the window GATGAGATTTCGTTTCTTTTGCATCTGCACCTCCTGCTGTATTGTTCGCTGTTGGTGGACACTGTGGGGTTGAGAGTGGACTGAGTTTTCCCCGTGAGTGACATGGTGCTGCAGCTGATACAAGTGGTGCCTTTCTCTTAACTGACCAGCCTGCTGTTGCTTTAAGTATGGATGATTACTGTGAAGGTGAGATATGCCTGGAGCAGGAACATGTTGAATCGGCTGCAagtgctgccctgcctggcctTGCTGCTCTGAAATTGAGGGCTGAGAACCGCACTGAACTTCAGTTTGTCTCAAAGCTGGCGTTACAAAATTGCTGTTGGATGGGAATAACCTACTGAGGCCATCGGTGTGCCCTTGATTGCTCACTGATGCCACTGAATTGGACGAATTAGGAGGAATCTGATTGACTAGCATCTGTGTTTGATCAGCAATACTCTCCGGCGTTCGGTTCATCAGCGCCATCCCTTCGAGCCTTATGGGTGTTGTCTGGCACTGCTTTTGCCTCTTTGCTGTAGAAAGCAGAAGGTCGTCTTGAACAGCCCGCTTGGCAGAGTCTTTGCGACCTTCGTGATTTTGCTGCTTTAAGTGCGATTCCTGCAGCTGGGTAGCCTGCATGGTGCTTGCCCTAATAGCATTCAGTTGTTCCTGAGCATATTCACTCATCATAGTGGGTCCTGGAGACTGATTGACATACGTGCTAGATGGGAGGGAGAGGCTCACCGTTGCAGGGACACTTGCTGGCTCTGAAGACTGGGATAAACTCGAGCAGCTCACAAGGGGATGGACAATGCGACTCTGGTGTATTAGATTATTCACGCTTAAACTGGTTATGCTTGGTGACTGGGAAGCAGAAATCTGCAAAGAAGCGTTTGAGGTTTCCGCACCTCCTACAGAGCAGCTTGGCTTTTCAACCTGTCTATCGACGTTTGTCTGTACTGTATCTTGAGCACCGAATTTGTTTGGTGCCGCTTCCAATGGCCctgcattgttttctttcaccGGTTGAGGTTTAAAAGGCTGTTGCTCTCTCTCCAAAGGTGCAACCTCAGTTGACTTCGAGATGGCATCCCTCATGTTAACCTGTATTCCTCCTCCACCTTTCTCAAGGTTTTCCTGGTCAAAAATAGCTCTCGCTGCAAGAGCTACAATGTCGGTCTGTTCTGAAAATGTGCAGCTGTTACAGGTACTGGTTGAGGTGCTGCTAGTAACATCTTCTCTGGTGGTATCTGGCAACATAGATGCAACTGAGAATCCTCGACTGCTGCCAGAGCTAGTTGACATCGGGGAGTCTGCCTGCCTGCTAGCGATAAGGGAAGCACTGACTACTTCCTGATCGGAAATGCAGGAGTGATGCTGGGAGAGAGTATCACCTTCCGTGTTCATTAGCAAGAGTTCCTGCTTCTCAGGCAAATCAACATTTGATTCTGCTGATTTAGAGTTTTCCATGGGAAAATTAGAATGCTCCCCCTGAACGGTAAACGAAGAGgttttttccacagctgttcTTTCTTTCGTGAGATCAGACAGCATTTTGGTTAGACCCTGTCCTTCCAACAAGTCCGCATCTTGCATTACCACTGAGGAATCCTGCGCAACGTTGCAGGACTCCGAAATCGTTCCTGCCTTGGAAGCACgacctgctgtgctgctgtgtgctgctgaTGTCCCAGCAACCTGAGAATGTGTCACATGTGCTTCGGTACGAGAGGACGTTAAGGTGTGGGGGGGTTCACAGGGTTTGGGAGATTCTGACAAGGCAGGGCCGGTTGGTGGATGGTTCTGAGACCCACAAGCCTGCTGGCGAGGAGCAGCATCTTTGGCAGTCGGCGGGACGAGCGCTGGCTGCTCTGACACCACGGATGCCAGCGGCGAGGAAGCGGGTGCCTCTGCCGAGCTCGGTTCGGGGACGGAGCAGGTTTTGGCTGCCTGTTCAGAGCTCGCAGTCTCTTTGGGATGACAGTCAGAAGCACTGACGCCACTCGATGCTGCCACACTGCTCGCCTGTGACGTCGTTAAAGCTTGCGGTACTGCTGGAGCGTTTTCAAGCAGCCCCTCGCCGCTTGAATGCTTTGCCGCTGTTTCCACGGGAGGACAGTCCGCCTTCCCTGCGTCTTTGCAAGGAACTGCTGGGCAGGACACTTTACTGTTGACTGCCTGGTGTTTCTTTGTACTTGGCtttttatttgtcctttttgATTTTGCATTGGATGGCAAGCCAGCAGCCGCTTTTTTGGGGGAAGCATTTATTGAATTAGATGCACTAGTTAATACTGAAACCTCCGCGGGTACTGACGATGCCACAGAAGTTGGTAATGACACACAGTTAACTGTGGCAATCTGGTTATTGACAGTTGTGGGATTGGTAGGGTGGCCGAGAGACAAGTGTAAGCAGCTCTGTCCAGCCATTTGCGATATGCTTTGATTGAGGTTAGCTAAAGCACCAAATGTATTGAGGGCAACATTGGTATTTGGATCTTCGCTGGTGGTGGGTTGAATAATTTGCATAGGGGCTTGATTTGAAGCTCCAGATGTAGACATCACAGGCTGCAATGCAAAAAGCTGCCCATTTAATGAGATAGTTTGAGGATGCTGTTGATTGGACATTGTAACTGAAAACGTTTGCGTAGAGCTAGAAGATGTCAAAGAAGATGGTCTCGGTAATATATGGACAAGGTGTTTCCCTCCAAAAGTCTGTGGAAGAGAGGCATTTTGTACGGAGCTGCTAGAGTTCGCGATTGCAGTCGGCCCATTCACGGGAACTCTTACAGAAGCAGAAGGCTGAGcggagaggaggggaagaggattCTGATTAGCAGCTTGTATAATTACAATTTGCTGACTAACATTCTGGCTGGGAACTTCCGCTCTCACAATCGGAGGGCACGGAGCGGGGTTTGGAGGCTGGAGAATGATGACGTTCTGGTTAGCTGGTGCTCCTGTAACAGCGGACGCGACTGGCTGAGCCATCTGAATCACCTGCATAGCTGAATTTAATGGAAGGATATTTCCTGCAGCCTGAGTTTTAACCTGTGGCTGGCTGATTAATGGCTGCATAGGTAAGGGTGGGCAGGAGGGTAAGGTAACCACAATCTGTTCAGCTGCCTGGCCATCCCCCGGCAGAGAAGTATTCAAACTGATACTTGTAGTCAAAGGCCTGCTATGAGCAGAAGATACAGTACCAGCACCATTAACTGGCTCGTTTAATAGTGCAGTCATTATACCGGATGGTGTTTGGCTTAGTGGCTGAACAGTATTTCCCGCTAGCTGCAAAGTTGTCCATGTGGTCTGTGTGTTCCCAGCTGAAGGCATCCGTGTAAGGCTACTCATATTTTTCAAGTCTGAAGTGCCAACACCTGAAGAGCCTGAAAAAGTCCAGCAGTTCTCTAAGGGACTGGCAGGCAGAGTGCTTACTGCCGTCACAGCCTTAActccttctgctgcagaagaCACAGGCATTCCAGCACTACTTACTAAGTCTGTACTTTTGAGGAcatttacagaggaaaaactcTCTGCAGTAGACAGTCTCACAGATGGCACACAAGCTGTGTCCGTGGTCGAAATGACACAGCTTTCCTGAAGGTCACTCCTTGAACTGTGTGTATTTGAGCAAGTTGCATTCACCTGTTGAACTTGGGAGGCTTCCGTGGAGGCACTGGAAGGAAGGCTGATTCCCTGCAGGagtgttttctttgttaatttAGTGCCCTCATCATCGTTTTTCCTTTTGGGCAGATTTTGATCATTCTGTGGTGCATTATTTGAAGAACACTGCAGTTCCTGTTCTGTTCCAGATAGAGATGCGCTCTGCGAGCtggcagtagcagcagcaaGCACGCCTCGCTCGTTCTCCGGGGTGGAAAGCTCAAGAACGTTTCCTGCTGGAGCTGTCTGAGCAGATGCCAGTGGAGAAACTGTAGTTTGCGACCATGGCTTGTTTTCTGTGGGGTAAATACCAGAAATCGTCACAGGAGTCACTAGGTTGCAAGTTCTCTGGACTGGCACAACATTGgctgtttgcttttgtaaattATGACCAACATTAAATGTTATTCCCTGGACAGATGCTCCCTGGTTATTTCCGTTGGGTTGACTCCCATTTGAATAGACAATGATGTTCTTTTGAACCTGATCACTGGGAATAACAACCGAGACTTTTGCATTCTTGAGATTTCCCTTCCAGTGGATTGTAGGGTCATCATACAGGCAAATATCATTTGCTTTCAGTAGTTCGATGTATCTCCCgttttccttttgcagttcATCCAACTGTTTCCGGAGTTTTTTTATCTCTTCAGCTACAAAACAGTGAGAGCACTCCATTACATTGGCACTAGCACAAATACTAGGTAATGTTCCCACATGACTTGGAGAGTAAATACTATGCAGTATTGAAATAAATTGTTAATAATGTATGCTCTCCTAAAATGGTTAACATAACATAACTGAAGACTCTCCTCCTGATAAGGCTCTCTACTGAGCAGGAAAGTGAATGAACTTCACAGACTATTCTGTTACCAAAAGCAGGATATGTCAAATTATTTAGTTAGAAATAACATCAGGACTAACTTAGATGAAACTGAACACCAATCAAACTGTTTAATTACCGGAGGAAATACAAGCacattaatttatctttttctttcccctgctcctttgcAAAGActaaaactgtttttatttaattgataATCTCATGGCTTTCCAGGACAATTAAGTTTCATTACATCTAAAAATGATatgcaaaattaaatacaaagcaCTTATGTAAAGCCATAAAAAATGGCAATACACTTGGAGACTGCTCACCTAACTAGGAAAATCACCTAGGTTTTTCAAACCCAATTACATcaacaagataaaaataaactatttagAATTCCATTCTATGggtagaaataaaaatcacaaaccGCAACATTAGCTCTGAGAGTATTTCTGTCATACCTCCATCACTGTATTTTTACGCATCTGTTCAAGAAGACCTTATATGatgcattatatttttataaaataggCTGTTATCACTGCagcatttgaaaggaaaaaaaaagctctatgCATGAAGGAAACTCTgtgttttcaatgaaaaaaattgaacacTGAAGTTTGTCAGAAATCATTCTGGTCACTACAGTAGAATAAATCAGGACGGAATCTATTAAATTGTGTTGCATCACCTATAAGCTCTGTAATTACTTTGCATCACAATGCGATTGCTTCATTATCTCATAACTATGTGCAAGAACACTTGGGCATTCTCTTGGCTTCTTGTTTCAATATAAGCAGCTCTATTTTTCCTGTATGTGCATAATGTTTTGGGATTCCCAAGTTTGTCAATCCAGGCTTTGTTGTCAGTCAGTACTAACAGACGCAGTGGAAGTGAGTGACAGAAATTCTAGAGCCTCCAGCAGCATCTGTACTTACCCTGTTCATTGTTCCCTCCATTTAACAGGAGTTCATCATTctgtcttttcatttctgttataTACTTAAAGGCCTGATCCAGGATCATGTTCTtgctctttaaaagaaaacatatatataaaattaggAGAAAGGTCTATCATTGGTAGATCCATTAATGATGAGATTGCACTTGCTCCAAGAGGTCTCTACCTTAAAAATGTGCTAACCCAAATGATTCTCTGAATATTgttgggtgggggtttttttgttttggtttggtttttttgtgtgtgtaggttttttaggtttttttttagatgaaCCACAGGTTTCATGAGTGATATTGACCCTAAAATGCCACGAGTTTTTACAGAATaacattttcagtgctgcaaCTGACATTTTCCGATGCCTGAAGCTAGATACTAAGGCCATGGAACCCGAACAGCAAGCATAATTTCTTGCTGAGCAGCCTAATAAACATATACATCACATGAAACCTCCAGGATACTgccttgtaaatattttattaggaaagaaacaaacatggAACAATTATCCAGGGAGGTGTATGCATAATTTTGAAAGTAACATGCTGGAGAAtatgggaagagaaaatatgcCATAACCCCTCCACCATCTTCCTTTTATGAAACTGTGCCTATTCTGCCTGCAAAACCCCTTGTTCACTTCCTAATTTCTTCTTCTACTGTTCTGTAGGAGCAGCCTCTGCGGTAGATTGCCCTGTCTTGAAAAAGATGCTTCTGTGCATCAACTTCAAACCATTTGTCTTGCTTCATATTTCACAAGGAGAGTGTCttaaattactattattatttcacTTTCTGACTTGCTTTCATCCCATTATGCGAAAGATGACAAAAATAAGCACGCATGCAATTTTATTTGCATCTTTAGGACATTAAGTGATCACCAGCAAAGGGCTGAGAAGGGATTGGAGAATGACCTGAAGAATGATCTTGCTTAACCCATAGCTTTCCCCACTCAGGCGTCATACAGACTACATTAAACAGCATCAGTAGAAAATGATTTGACAAACAGGAGTTGCACGACGTAACCAGCAACCCACTGGCCAGATCCAACCTAATTCTGCCTAGCCTGCCACCCCTCCTACAGAGGAGAGGGTGAACAGCTATCCATCTGCTCAATGCaacagggcaggcagcagccgaGACAGGATTTTTACCTTCTGTTGTTACGAACGTTCAGGCACCCTAACGACAACTTTAGGAAGCTGTGAGTCAAACGCACAGGCAAACACCAGCAAGCTGACCAAATTGCTATGAGCAAATTAGTCTAGCTTATACCTGCTCAAAAATACTGTATGTGTGAATCGAGGAGAAAATCAGTCACATGTCCGACTCGTACCATTTCATTCCTTTAGCAGTCATATGCCACACTTTCAGATAAAAAGCTCAAAATCTGTGTAATTACATTCATGTGGCCCTGcacttccaaaaagaaaaattctattacaaataatttttaaaatactaataacTAGTAATACTTTCAAGCATATTAATTCAGACAGTTCTGCCTTCTTCCTAAAACAAATagcaaaataagtatttatACTTCTACAGACAAGCAAACACACAAGCATTTTATAGGAAACTTGTATGAACCTCTGAATAGACACTCACCTGCTTAAGTGCCGGAGAGCAGGGAATGAGTTCTCCAATTCTGTTTATCCCAGCATTAATCTTCTTCTTTCGATGTCTCTCCACTAAGCAAAAATAATATGTGGTGTGTCGTCTGGTTGGGCAAGTCAGCACAACAACAGCACAACTAGTACCAATGTAAGGGCTTATAAAGACATTATTTCATGACGTATTGGATCCTTTAGTAActtgagagaggaaaaaattccTCTAAAGTAAACCTGAGTTACTGAATTAATACTCAGTAGAACCAAGAGCTGTAACATACACAGCGATATCTTTAAAAGGTGGGGGTGTTCTGGACCCCTTTGTGGAAAAGAGGAGTTACTGCAACTCAGAATTTGTGTTTTGATAATGCTTTTTAGCTGAGTTTTATGACACTCTCTTCACAAGGCAGATTGATTAAATTTAGGCATACAGAAAGCAATGAACCAAGATTACGGAAAGAGTCAGTTTCAgatttgggaagaaaatatgTATCTCTTAAATACTAATGTCAAGTTTCTTa encodes:
- the USF3 gene encoding basic helix-loop-helix domain-containing protein USF3 isoform X1 codes for the protein MVPAVGLPPLGPPSPPALFSETMPEMTENETPTKKQHRKKNRETHNAVERHRKKKINAGINRIGELIPCSPALKQSKNMILDQAFKYITEMKRQNDELLLNGGNNEQAEEIKKLRKQLDELQKENGRYIELLKANDICLYDDPTIHWKGNLKNAKVSVVIPSDQVQKNIIVYSNGSQPNGNNQGASVQGITFNVGHNLQKQTANVVPVQRTCNLVTPVTISGIYPTENKPWSQTTVSPLASAQTAPAGNVLELSTPENERGVLAAATASSQSASLSGTEQELQCSSNNAPQNDQNLPKRKNDDEGTKLTKKTLLQGISLPSSASTEASQVQQVNATCSNTHSSRSDLQESCVISTTDTACVPSVRLSTAESFSSVNVLKSTDLVSSAGMPVSSAAEGVKAVTAVSTLPASPLENCWTFSGSSGVGTSDLKNMSSLTRMPSAGNTQTTWTTLQLAGNTVQPLSQTPSGIMTALLNEPVNGAGTVSSAHSRPLTTSISLNTSLPGDGQAAEQIVVTLPSCPPLPMQPLISQPQVKTQAAGNILPLNSAMQVIQMAQPVASAVTGAPANQNVIILQPPNPAPCPPIVRAEVPSQNVSQQIVIIQAANQNPLPLLSAQPSASVRVPVNGPTAIANSSSSVQNASLPQTFGGKHLVHILPRPSSLTSSSSTQTFSVTMSNQQHPQTISLNGQLFALQPVMSTSGASNQAPMQIIQPTTSEDPNTNVALNTFGALANLNQSISQMAGQSCLHLSLGHPTNPTTVNNQIATVNCVSLPTSVASSVPAEVSVLTSASNSINASPKKAAAGLPSNAKSKRTNKKPSTKKHQAVNSKVSCPAVPCKDAGKADCPPVETAAKHSSGEGLLENAPAVPQALTTSQASSVAASSGVSASDCHPKETASSEQAAKTCSVPEPSSAEAPASSPLASVVSEQPALVPPTAKDAAPRQQACGSQNHPPTGPALSESPKPCEPPHTLTSSRTEAHVTHSQVAGTSAAHSSTAGRASKAGTISESCNVAQDSSVVMQDADLLEGQGLTKMLSDLTKERTAVEKTSSFTVQGEHSNFPMENSKSAESNVDLPEKQELLLMNTEGDTLSQHHSCISDQEVVSASLIASRQADSPMSTSSGSSRGFSVASMLPDTTREDVTSSTSTSTCNSCTFSEQTDIVALAARAIFDQENLEKGGGGIQVNMRDAISKSTEVAPLEREQQPFKPQPVKENNAGPLEAAPNKFGAQDTVQTNVDRQVEKPSCSVGGAETSNASLQISASQSPSITSLSVNNLIHQSRIVHPLVSCSSLSQSSEPASVPATVSLSLPSSTYVNQSPGPTMMSEYAQEQLNAIRASTMQATQLQESHLKQQNHEGRKDSAKRAVQDDLLLSTAKRQKQCQTTPIRLEGMALMNRTPESIADQTQMLVNQIPPNSSNSVASVSNQGHTDGLSRLFPSNSNFVTPALRQTEVQCGSQPSISEQQGQAGQHLQPIQHVPAPGISHLHSNHPYLKQQQAGQLRERHHLYQLQHHVTHGENSVHSQPHSVHQQRTIQQEVQMQKKRNLIQGTQATQLSLQQKHHGSDQTRQKGGQPHPHHQQMQQQMQQHFGASQPEKNCENPATSRNHHNHPQSHINQDIMHQQQQDVSSRQQGSASEHVSGHNQMQRLMTSRGLEQQMVSQASIVTRPSDMTCTPHRQERNRVSSYSAEALIGKTPSNSEQRIGISLQGPRVSDQLEMRSYLDVPRNKGLVIHNMQGRLSVDHTVGSDVQRLSDCQTFKPAGPNQQPTGNFDVQASRNSEIGNSVSSLRGMQSQVFRIGQNPGPSIERQKRLPYQPVQGIPTGNALPSRENENTCHQSFMQSLLAPHLGDQVSGSQRSIPEHQRNTQCGASSTIEYNCPPARESVHIRRDGDGQSRESCDMSIGAINTRNSSLNIPFSSSSSSGDIQGRNTSPNISVQKSNPMRMTDSHGTKSHMNTPVSSNMHGVVRPTHPHPAVSHGNGEQGQPSVRQPNSSVTQRSRHPLQDNGGSKIRQPERNRSGNQRHGNVFDPSLPHLPLSTSGSMILGRQQSAIEKRGSIVRFMSDGPQVSNDNAAPDQHTLSQNFGFPFIPEGGMNPPINANASFIPPVTQPSATRTPALIPVDPQNTLPSFYPPYSPAHPTLSNDISIPYFPNQMFPNPSTEKPSSGSLNNRFGSILSPPRPVGFAQPSFPLLPDMPPMHMTNTSHLSNFNLTSLFPEIATALPPDGSAMSPLLSIANTSASDSSKQSSNRPAHNISHILGHDCSSAV